One Campylobacter concisus genomic region harbors:
- a CDS encoding shikimate kinase, giving the protein MKTKNNNIVLIGFMGVGKGTTARALSKALKTMNLDCDDLLESSQNMKIKAIFEEYGEEHFRQLEKDLAKFLATNVKNAIISTGGGFAKVKNLKKIGTVIYLKASFDAIMQRLKNSKNSEKKLAKRPLLSDLKRAEALHLEREELYEKKADYIVEVEGKTPKQIVKEIRMLLKI; this is encoded by the coding sequence ATGAAAACAAAGAACAATAATATCGTTTTGATAGGGTTTATGGGCGTTGGCAAAGGTACGACTGCAAGGGCACTAAGCAAGGCACTAAAGACGATGAACCTTGACTGCGACGACCTGCTAGAGAGCTCACAAAATATGAAGATAAAAGCTATCTTTGAAGAATACGGAGAGGAGCATTTTAGGCAGCTTGAAAAAGATCTTGCCAAATTTCTAGCAACAAATGTCAAAAATGCAATTATCTCAACAGGTGGAGGCTTTGCAAAGGTTAAAAATTTAAAAAAAATTGGTACCGTGATCTATCTAAAAGCTAGTTTTGATGCGATCATGCAAAGACTAAAAAATAGTAAAAATAGCGAGAAAAAACTCGCCAAACGCCCACTTTTAAGCGATCTAAAAAGAGCTGAAGCTTTGCATCTAGAGCGAGAGGAGCTTTATGAGAAAAAGGCTGATTACATCGTCGAAGTCGAGGGTAAAACTCCAAAGCAGATCGTAAAAGAGATAAGGATGCTTTTAAAAATTTAG
- a CDS encoding TlpA family protein disulfide reductase: MRYKILFLCLVSALVMGCVKQYEKHHITLNDSSGIDTQFFPTEKRLKIGDKPYMLFFFGTDCGVCKAAIPDLNTLEKEYGKEVQFIGVLGPSKGFDKDIELLKEHNITFKTTSDKVSVDYFSKAVGGVMGVPVIYFFDKDGKMRSKFIGLTPKSVLESAIRSLL, encoded by the coding sequence ATGAGATATAAAATTTTATTTTTATGTCTAGTCTCAGCCCTAGTTATGGGCTGCGTCAAGCAGTATGAGAAGCATCACATTACGCTAAATGACTCAAGCGGCATTGATACGCAGTTTTTTCCAACAGAAAAGAGGCTAAAGATAGGCGATAAGCCATATATGCTATTTTTCTTTGGTACGGACTGCGGAGTGTGCAAGGCTGCTATACCTGATCTAAATACACTTGAAAAAGAGTATGGTAAAGAGGTTCAATTCATTGGTGTTTTAGGACCTAGTAAAGGCTTTGATAAAGATATTGAGCTTTTAAAAGAGCACAACATCACCTTTAAAACTACGAGTGACAAGGTTTCAGTTGATTACTTTAGTAAGGCAGTTGGTGGCGTCATGGGCGTGCCAGTTATCTATTTTTTTGATAAGGATGGTAAGATGCGATCAAAATTTATCGGTCTTACACCAAAAAGTGTACTTGAAAGTGCTATAAGATCGCTCTTGTAG
- a CDS encoding copper resistance protein CopD: MQNLYPYAQIVHLFCAIIFVGYLFFDVIIFKAACKKMPPELAQKAKQAIGSVAIKIMPLCILLLVLTGGMMMSNWVGSKTGGYFETNLQIIFMIKFFLAMLIVAAVITNLSCKFIFKRPSPLGNIHPFALTAAVFIVLFAKVMFMV, encoded by the coding sequence ATGCAAAATTTATATCCATACGCACAGATAGTTCATCTTTTTTGTGCAATCATCTTTGTTGGTTACCTCTTTTTTGATGTAATCATTTTTAAGGCAGCTTGTAAAAAAATGCCACCTGAGCTTGCTCAAAAGGCAAAACAAGCTATCGGATCAGTTGCTATTAAGATAATGCCACTTTGTATCTTGCTTTTGGTATTAACTGGAGGCATGATGATGAGTAACTGGGTCGGATCAAAGACTGGAGGCTACTTTGAGACAAATTTACAAATCATTTTTATGATTAAATTTTTCTTAGCGATGTTAATTGTAGCTGCGGTTATAACAAATTTAAGCTGCAAATTTATATTTAAACGCCCTAGCCCACTTGGCAACATCCACCCATTTGCGCTAACAGCGGCAGTTTTTATCGTACTTTTTGCAAAAGTTATGTTTATGGTTTAA
- the serS gene encoding serine--tRNA ligase, giving the protein MINLKLLETNYDEFVKKLEGKNVKAGLLDELLQTFNELKQKRKALENFQAIQNAKSKELGIKARAGEDVSELKNELNLNKAALSDADEIVKQYEEKLEQISFNVPNITDDDVPFGKDEDDNICIKTVLEPTKFSFTPKEHWELGESLGWLDFERGAKLSGSRFTVLRGMGARLSRALVNYMIDFNSARGFELVNVPYLVSSNTLFGTGQLPKFEEDLYKVRDEDLYLIPTSEVPVTNLYNDTIIEAEQLPIKMTCYSACFRQEAGSAGRDTRGMIRQHQFEKVELVSITKPDQSEDVLNEMVSCASDLLTSLGLPHRHMLLCSGDLGFSAAKTIDLEVWLPGQGKYREISSISNTRDFQARRAKIRFKDGKKNMLVNTLNGSSLAVGRTLIAIMENYQKADGTIEIPEVLKRYM; this is encoded by the coding sequence ATGATAAATTTAAAACTACTCGAGACAAATTACGATGAATTTGTAAAAAAACTTGAGGGCAAAAATGTAAAAGCTGGGCTACTTGACGAGCTTTTACAAACTTTTAACGAGCTAAAACAAAAGCGCAAAGCACTTGAAAATTTTCAAGCGATCCAAAACGCAAAGAGCAAAGAACTTGGCATAAAGGCAAGAGCCGGTGAAGACGTAAGTGAGCTAAAAAATGAGCTAAATTTAAATAAAGCTGCACTTTCTGATGCTGATGAGATCGTTAAACAATATGAAGAAAAGCTTGAGCAAATTTCATTTAACGTGCCAAATATCACCGATGATGATGTGCCATTTGGTAAGGACGAGGACGATAATATCTGCATAAAAACGGTGCTTGAGCCAACTAAATTTAGCTTTACACCAAAAGAGCACTGGGAGCTAGGTGAGAGCCTTGGTTGGCTTGACTTTGAAAGGGGTGCAAAGCTCTCAGGATCTCGCTTTACCGTGCTTCGCGGCATGGGAGCAAGGCTAAGTAGAGCGCTTGTTAATTACATGATCGACTTTAATAGCGCGCGAGGCTTTGAGCTTGTAAATGTCCCTTATCTAGTAAGTTCAAACACACTTTTTGGTACTGGTCAGCTGCCTAAATTTGAAGAGGATCTTTACAAAGTGCGTGACGAGGATCTCTACCTCATCCCAACTAGCGAAGTGCCTGTGACAAATTTATACAATGACACGATCATTGAAGCCGAGCAGCTGCCTATAAAGATGACTTGCTACTCAGCATGCTTCCGCCAAGAGGCAGGCTCAGCAGGACGTGATACTAGAGGTATGATCCGCCAGCACCAGTTTGAAAAGGTCGAGCTAGTAAGTATCACAAAGCCTGATCAAAGCGAAGACGTGCTAAATGAGATGGTATCGTGCGCAAGCGATCTACTAACTAGCCTTGGACTTCCTCACCGCCATATGCTTCTTTGCAGTGGCGATCTTGGTTTTAGCGCGGCAAAGACGATAGACCTTGAGGTTTGGCTACCTGGTCAAGGTAAATATAGAGAGATTAGCTCTATTTCCAATACTCGTGATTTTCAAGCAAGGCGTGCAAAAATTCGCTTTAAAGATGGCAAGAAAAATATGCTTGTAAATACGCTAAATGGCTCAAGTCTAGCTGTGGGTAGGACGCTTATTGCCATCATGGAAAACTACCAAAAGGCAGATGGCACTATCGAAATTCCAGAAGTTCTTAAAAGGTATATGTAG
- a CDS encoding DUF2920 family protein: MLVDESYEILSCDDIELGIKRSSPLSFYSCYDNVKDAKALLVIIPGLGEDSDLGYRANLIRTMAETYDVACISVDYHCIGNRPQLGAKFGLDDIDREILTRELLSIGINLPIDLKSIDCHEKVDLLLKFLSKEITIRKERGILPADFRLNASITMVPTKNEYQNFGVMQAMDVLNAVLYTKKYINNAKFEHLPVIMVGSSHGGYLAHMCAKIAPWLVDAVIDNSSYAIFLWRLIGFGKEINFTNYFCFGTDTLYQNLYIYFFDKTYWTLNEKSPYYFIDAREEIRNILNLDHLNVQSSYKKPIYVSYHCICDKEIAPAKDKIELYEALKKLKFDATLHMVKDESEVDGKFIKSITHGMGMSYKLLLQKELPSMMEKILSQKNKKSSKSIEYKCGDTIYKFSEVLDQINLEILDIA, encoded by the coding sequence ATGCTAGTTGATGAAAGCTATGAAATTTTATCTTGTGATGATATTGAACTTGGTATAAAAAGAAGCTCTCCTCTCTCCTTTTATTCCTGTTATGACAATGTCAAGGATGCAAAAGCTCTTTTGGTAATTATCCCTGGGCTTGGAGAAGACTCTGACCTTGGATATAGAGCTAATCTTATTCGAACTATGGCAGAGACTTATGATGTTGCATGTATTAGTGTGGATTATCACTGCATAGGCAACCGCCCACAGCTTGGGGCGAAATTTGGACTTGATGATATAGATCGCGAAATCTTAACAAGAGAACTATTAAGCATAGGTATAAATTTACCAATTGATCTAAAAAGTATCGACTGCCACGAGAAGGTTGATTTGCTGCTTAAATTTCTCAGCAAAGAGATTACTATTCGAAAAGAGAGAGGTATTTTACCGGCTGATTTTAGACTAAATGCTAGCATTACGATGGTGCCAACAAAAAATGAATATCAAAATTTTGGCGTTATGCAAGCAATGGATGTGCTAAATGCTGTGCTTTATACAAAAAAATATATAAATAATGCCAAATTTGAACATCTGCCAGTGATAATGGTAGGCAGCTCACATGGTGGATATCTGGCACATATGTGTGCTAAGATCGCTCCATGGCTAGTTGATGCCGTGATAGATAATAGCTCTTATGCCATATTTTTATGGCGTCTTATCGGCTTTGGTAAAGAGATAAATTTTACTAACTATTTTTGTTTTGGCACTGACACTTTGTATCAAAATTTATATATTTATTTTTTTGATAAGACCTACTGGACACTTAATGAAAAATCACCATACTATTTTATTGACGCAAGAGAAGAGATAAGAAACATCCTAAATTTGGATCATTTAAATGTTCAAAGCAGCTATAAAAAGCCAATTTACGTGAGCTATCACTGTATTTGTGATAAAGAAATAGCTCCAGCAAAGGATAAAATCGAGCTTTACGAGGCTCTTAAGAAGCTAAAATTTGACGCGACGCTTCATATGGTAAAAGATGAGAGTGAGGTTGATGGCAAATTTATAAAGTCCATAACGCATGGCATGGGGATGTCTTATAAACTACTTTTACAAAAAGAGCTTCCCAGTATGATGGAGAAAATTTTATCTCAAAAAAATAAAAAGAGCAGCAAGAGTATTGAGTATAAATGCGGCGATACGATCTATAAATTTAGTGAAGTCTTAGATCAAATAAATCTTGAAATTTTAGATATTGCTTAG
- a CDS encoding tetratricopeptide repeat protein — protein sequence MAEEEVVVLKPPGEQAEQEAPEEAKAEAPEEIVSLESIASEGVLQDESIPEPIPVKKSNKKLFIIAGVVALVLIILIVVLLVILLKKDKKENIDAASIVKNIENNYQTQNFGTSKIDEMINKANQLYERGNKFEALKIYENIAVYNQSLSNYNLGVSQMKQERCDEAIVSFNKAITDRENTAVSAINAAVCSLELNNTKNFNYYIGLADSFLQYENNSPLYSYYYALINYYKGNYYEALQALSHPNTADYKNEYAYLSAKILSLLGDDERAIAKLESQKAFKADFTLAQLYARLGKYDKARDYLTKASKNTPNIDLIKMTEALIDLKTSDYGDAAAFIKDVYDYNASLPSKIYKIKTILKPDLFDVSLAQAHFSDDMFFDRTRRYETLFYFAPYKVFDAKQSIEQIRKGGVSVFLDDTSAANDYLSQSAAASKVNAKLSEAIAKALSYRLKEANKEFEELASTYPNHSILQYNLALSYAQLGNFSLAAKHFIASYHQDVNNHLAGIFGAICLDINRNLNPKLIEEIGENLENDKSLKPVNLYASLLSLISGNQSAMIRWLEEPKEQAMLNLAFDIIIAKVTNNDELMAKKADELLKILPNDIIANILNFISKNKEQNVKEYAKAIQIHFNGKQLDSNAFYHGADIIKKQYIKLLQISGLLTRERDKLRAELKNAPKNINLIQTLAYVDIFTNDFEESYKLYNQAIDEFKVNDAGTLFLASVAATGAGKVSNAIALLELTKLNDASAIENRIALGLMYQQIDNIKAALIQYSKIGNVEYESEFYDFEIDND from the coding sequence GTGGCTGAAGAAGAGGTTGTAGTTTTAAAACCACCTGGCGAGCAAGCAGAGCAGGAAGCACCTGAAGAGGCAAAAGCCGAAGCGCCTGAAGAGATCGTCTCACTTGAGAGTATCGCAAGTGAGGGTGTGCTGCAAGACGAGAGCATCCCGGAGCCAATCCCTGTAAAAAAGAGCAATAAAAAGCTCTTTATAATAGCAGGCGTGGTCGCTCTAGTACTTATCATCTTGATAGTGGTTTTGCTAGTTATCTTGCTAAAGAAAGACAAAAAAGAGAACATAGATGCTGCAAGTATCGTAAAAAATATAGAAAACAACTACCAAACGCAAAATTTTGGCACTTCAAAGATCGATGAAATGATAAATAAAGCCAATCAGCTCTACGAGCGTGGCAATAAATTTGAAGCGTTAAAAATTTATGAAAACATAGCTGTTTATAACCAGTCTCTCTCAAACTACAACCTCGGTGTTTCGCAGATGAAACAAGAAAGATGTGATGAGGCGATCGTATCTTTTAACAAAGCTATAACCGATAGAGAAAACACAGCGGTTAGTGCGATAAATGCTGCCGTTTGCTCGCTTGAGCTAAATAACACTAAAAATTTTAACTACTATATAGGACTTGCAGATTCATTTTTACAGTATGAAAACAACTCGCCACTTTATAGCTATTACTACGCGCTTATAAACTACTATAAAGGCAACTATTACGAGGCGCTTCAAGCACTTTCTCATCCAAATACTGCGGATTATAAAAATGAGTATGCGTATTTAAGTGCAAAAATTTTATCACTCCTTGGAGATGATGAAAGAGCAATAGCCAAACTTGAGAGCCAAAAGGCATTTAAGGCTGACTTCACTCTAGCTCAACTTTACGCAAGACTTGGCAAATATGACAAGGCAAGGGATTATCTAACAAAAGCTTCTAAGAATACGCCAAATATCGATCTTATCAAGATGACTGAGGCGCTAATTGATCTAAAAACTTCTGACTACGGCGATGCAGCAGCATTTATCAAAGATGTTTACGACTACAATGCTTCTTTGCCAAGCAAAATTTACAAGATAAAAACGATACTAAAGCCTGATCTTTTTGATGTCAGCCTAGCTCAGGCGCACTTTAGTGATGATATGTTTTTTGATAGAACAAGGCGCTATGAGACCCTTTTTTACTTCGCACCTTACAAGGTCTTTGATGCAAAACAGAGTATTGAGCAGATAAGAAAAGGTGGTGTTAGCGTATTTTTAGACGACACTTCAGCAGCAAATGACTATCTTAGTCAAAGTGCAGCTGCTTCAAAAGTAAATGCAAAACTTAGCGAAGCTATCGCAAAAGCACTAAGCTACCGCTTAAAAGAAGCGAATAAAGAGTTTGAAGAGCTAGCTAGCACTTATCCAAATCACTCTATCTTACAATACAACCTCGCCTTAAGCTACGCTCAGCTTGGAAATTTTAGCCTTGCAGCAAAGCACTTCATAGCAAGCTATCATCAAGATGTAAATAACCATCTTGCAGGTATTTTTGGGGCGATTTGTCTAGATATAAATAGAAATTTAAACCCAAAACTCATTGAAGAGATCGGCGAAAATTTAGAAAATGACAAGAGTTTAAAGCCTGTAAATTTATATGCCTCGCTTCTAAGCCTGATTAGCGGCAACCAAAGTGCGATGATAAGGTGGCTTGAAGAGCCAAAAGAGCAGGCAATGCTAAATTTAGCCTTTGATATCATCATCGCAAAAGTAACAAACAATGACGAGCTAATGGCAAAGAAAGCTGATGAACTACTAAAAATTTTGCCAAATGATATTATTGCAAATATCTTAAATTTCATCTCGAAAAACAAAGAGCAAAATGTCAAAGAGTATGCAAAAGCGATACAAATTCACTTTAATGGCAAGCAGCTTGATTCAAACGCTTTCTATCACGGCGCTGATATCATCAAAAAGCAATACATCAAGCTACTTCAAATTTCAGGCTTACTTACAAGAGAGCGTGATAAGTTAAGAGCTGAGCTAAAAAATGCTCCAAAGAATATAAATTTAATCCAAACTCTAGCCTATGTCGATATCTTTACAAACGATTTTGAGGAGAGCTATAAACTTTATAATCAGGCAATCGATGAGTTTAAAGTAAATGACGCTGGCACATTGTTTTTAGCATCTGTGGCTGCGACAGGAGCTGGAAAAGTATCAAACGCGATCGCACTTTTAGAGCTAACAAAACTAAATGATGCTAGTGCTATCGAAAATAGAATAGCTCTTGGCCTAATGTATCAGCAGATAGATAATATAAAAGCAGCTCTTATACAATACAGCAAAATAGGAAATGTTGAGTATGAAAGCGAATTTTACGACTTTGAGATAGATAATGACTGA
- the trpS gene encoding tryptophan--tRNA ligase: protein MRVLTGLQPSGKLHLGNYFASIKQMVDMQEQNEMFMFIANYHAMTSLSEAKALKQNTFEAACAFLALGINPNKSIFWVQSDVKDVLELYWVLSQHTPMGLLERAHSYKDKVAKGLSSHHGLFSYPVLMAADILLYNAQVVPVGKDQIQHVEIARDIAIKFNNEHGEIFTLPEAKIDENVATVPGTNGEKMSKSYGNTIYIFADAKTLKKQISSIVTDGTPLEEPKQWQNCNVYNIAKLFLDESGQRELQARYERGGEGHGHFKAYLNELIWDYFKDAREKFEHYQNNPDEVSGILEIGAKKASNVAQTTIKKVREAVGIY from the coding sequence ATGAGAGTATTAACTGGCCTTCAACCATCTGGCAAACTACACCTTGGCAACTACTTTGCCTCGATAAAGCAGATGGTTGATATGCAAGAGCAAAATGAGATGTTTATGTTTATAGCAAACTACCATGCGATGACGAGCCTTAGCGAGGCCAAAGCCCTAAAGCAAAACACTTTTGAGGCCGCGTGTGCGTTTTTGGCACTTGGTATCAATCCAAATAAAAGTATATTTTGGGTGCAAAGTGACGTTAAAGACGTGCTTGAGCTTTACTGGGTGCTAAGCCAGCACACGCCTATGGGGCTTCTTGAGCGCGCACATAGTTACAAAGATAAAGTCGCGAAAGGTCTTAGTTCGCACCACGGACTCTTTAGCTATCCAGTTTTGATGGCAGCTGACATTTTGCTTTATAATGCGCAGGTTGTACCTGTGGGCAAAGACCAGATCCAACATGTCGAGATCGCTCGTGATATCGCGATAAAATTTAACAATGAACATGGCGAGATTTTTACACTGCCTGAGGCAAAGATCGATGAAAACGTCGCCACCGTGCCTGGCACAAATGGCGAAAAGATGAGCAAAAGCTACGGCAATACAATCTACATCTTTGCCGATGCTAAAACACTTAAAAAGCAAATTTCAAGCATAGTGACTGACGGCACACCACTTGAAGAGCCAAAACAGTGGCAAAACTGCAATGTTTACAACATAGCTAAGCTCTTTTTAGACGAGAGTGGGCAGCGTGAACTGCAAGCTAGATATGAGCGTGGCGGCGAGGGTCATGGGCACTTTAAAGCTTATCTAAATGAGCTTATTTGGGACTATTTTAAAGATGCGAGAGAGAAATTTGAGCATTATCAAAATAATCCTGACGAAGTGTCTGGAATTTTAGAAATAGGAGCCAAAAAGGCAAGTAATGTTGCTCAAACAACAATAAAAAAAGTTCGTGAAGCAGTCGGAATTTATTAA
- a CDS encoding ABC transporter ATP-binding protein produces MQNALELKNICKIFGDVKALDDINFEVKKGEWVSVMGPSGSGKSTLVNILSLMDTPSSGIYMLGGDDASNLNADDTLKFRREKIGLIFQQFHLVPYLSALENVMIAQYYHSSVDEEDAKRALEAVGLSHRLTHRPSQLSGGEQQRLCIARSLINDPEILIADEPTGNLDEANERVILDLFCKLRKDGKTILLVTHNPDLGEYGDKIVYLRHGKLEKIRTIENPKVPNEI; encoded by the coding sequence ATGCAAAATGCATTAGAATTAAAAAATATTTGTAAAATTTTTGGCGATGTTAAAGCACTTGATGATATAAATTTTGAGGTTAAAAAAGGTGAGTGGGTCAGCGTCATGGGGCCAAGTGGTAGTGGTAAAAGTACGCTTGTGAATATTCTCTCTCTTATGGATACTCCAAGTAGTGGAATTTATATGCTTGGTGGCGATGATGCGAGCAATCTAAATGCCGATGATACGCTTAAATTTAGACGCGAAAAGATCGGCCTTATCTTTCAACAGTTTCACCTAGTGCCATATCTTAGCGCGCTTGAAAACGTGATGATTGCGCAGTATTATCACAGCTCAGTGGACGAAGAGGACGCTAAAAGAGCTCTTGAGGCGGTTGGTCTCTCTCACAGGCTCACTCATAGACCAAGCCAGCTAAGTGGTGGCGAGCAGCAACGTCTTTGTATCGCGCGTTCACTCATAAACGACCCTGAAATTTTAATAGCAGATGAGCCAACTGGTAACCTTGATGAAGCAAATGAAAGAGTTATACTTGATCTATTTTGCAAGCTAAGAAAAGATGGCAAGACGATACTTCTAGTAACTCACAACCCTGATCTTGGCGAGTATGGCGATAAGATCGTCTATCTAAGACATGGTAAGCTAGAGAAAATTCGCACTATTGAAAACCCAAAGGTGCCAAATGAGATATAA